The Paenibacillus mucilaginosus 3016 genome includes the window CTCCGCTTCCGGCGGAGCCCCAAAGTAAAGACGGCCCTCGATCCCGAGAGGCCTGCAGATCTCTTCCTCCACAAGGCGCGTGAACGGTGTGCCCGCTGCCCTTGCGGCCGTCTCGCCAAGGATCCAGCCGAACGTCAGTCCGTGGTAACCGGACTTCGTGCCGGGATCCCATAGGGGGGACAGCCCTTCGATCCCGCGGGTCATCGCCTCCCAATCGCAGAGAGTCTCCATGCCGGCGCCTTCGGGCATCTGCGGGATTCCGGCCGAATGGGTCAGCACCTGCCGGATCGTGATCTTGTCCTTACCGTGTGCCGCGAACTCCGGCCAATAAGCCGACACCGGATCGTCATAAGCCAGCATTCCGGCCTGAACGAGACGGTGAATCAGCGTGGCGACGATTCCCTTCGAGGCGGATTGGCCGATGAACAGGGTATCCGGCGCTACCTTGCGGCCGGACAAGCTGTCGGCCGTACCGGAACAGACGCTGAGCACGAGCCTGCCGTTCAGATAAGCCGCCGCCTGCAGCCCGTATGCTTCACTGGAAGACGTGATTTCATCGAGCAGGGGCTGGAGGGCGGCTTCGAGGGACTCTCGGTTCATCCTCATCTCTTCCTTTCTCATTCATAGGTCCGCCTCATTATAACCCCGGTACGTGCCCAGGTCCTGGTACAAAATAAGTGAAACCGTTTTGGCCCCTCAAAGACTTACTCCGGCTCCGGGTGGAACCAGATGCGGTCGAAGTCGACCC containing:
- a CDS encoding serine hydrolase domain-containing protein — protein: MNRESLEAALQPLLDEITSSSEAYGLQAAAYLNGRLVLSVCSGTADSLSGRKVAPDTLFIGQSASKGIVATLIHRLVQAGMLAYDDPVSAYWPEFAAHGKDKITIRQVLTHSAGIPQMPEGAGMETLCDWEAMTRGIEGLSPLWDPGTKSGYHGLTFGWILGETAARAAGTPFTRLVEEEICRPLGIEGRLYFGAPPEAEPRIARISGDVQQLVSLPEELLLKRVLPVSVMPVHNPEWNEPLFHRAGVPAVGAVMTAEALARMYASLIGEGVDGVRLLSLERTEEATRLQHHQDDEVMGGRHPMALGYALGDPEQPSAMGSGSDAFGHAGMGGIIGFADPSAGLAVAVLTNRLGGEQGDGKADVRIAAKIRELLQLGR